A part of Gossypium hirsutum isolate 1008001.06 chromosome A07, Gossypium_hirsutum_v2.1, whole genome shotgun sequence genomic DNA contains:
- the LOC107953294 gene encoding BURP domain-containing protein 14: MVLPSAFPLLLLCIVFLMCGKGNAGRDLEEKYATAYFHKTSDSANHFDGGDVKNLEDKYSTAYFHKAFDAENLDREKEVTSLEDKYATAYFYKTSDSESHGEGKEVKGLEDKYANIYFHKTSDSESHGDGKEVKGLEDKYANLYFHKTSDSESHCEGKEVKGLEDKYATAYFHKTSNSESHGEGKEVKGLEDKYATAYFHKTSNSESHGEGKEVKGLEDKYTTAYFHKTSDSESHGEGKEVKGLEDKYATAYFHKTSNSESHGEGKEVKGLEDKYATAYFHQTSNSESHGERKAMKSLEDKYSTAYFHKAFDLETKSLQQSSEMENHNMEHHHNHHNHVGSAEIGLFTIDELRGFNVGKKLPIFFPIKNHSLYPPFLPKEVADTIPFSSSQLSNILQFFSVSPNSPKGKAVQDTLIKCELEAAQGETKICATSLESLLDFLSNAFGPEVDFKFISTRHPTITTPIFQNYTVLKSPREIESPKKVACHPMPYLYAVHFCHFDATETKAFRLQLVGDISGDKVDALVVCHMDTSGWSTDHAAFRMLGIKQGNAVCHVFSQGNLVWIQPPVVTVSAM; encoded by the exons ATGGTTCTTCCATCCGCTTTTCCACTTCTTTTATTATGCATTGTGTTTTTAAtg tGTGGAAAAGGCAATGCAGGAAGGGATTTGGAAGAAAAATATGCTACAGCTTACTTTCACAAAACTTCTGATTCTGCAAATCACTTTGATGGAGGTGATGTGAAGAATTTGGAAGACAAATATTCTACGGCTTACTTCCACAAAGCTTTTGATGCTGAAAATCTTGATAGAGAAAAGGAGGTGACGAGTTTGGAAGACAAGTATGCTACGGCTTACTTTTACAAAACTTCTGATTCTGAAAGCCATGGCGAAGGGAAAGAAGTGAAGGGTTTGGAAGATAAATATGCTAATATTTACTTCCACAAAACTTCTGATTCTGAAAGCCATGGCGACGGGAAAGAAGTGAAGGGTTTGGAAGATAAATATGCTAATCTTTACTTCCACAAAACTTCTGATTCTGAAAGCCATTGCGAAGGGAAAGAAGTGAAGGGTTTGGAAGACAAGTATGCTACGGCTTACTTTCACAAAACTTCTAATTCTGAAAGCCATGGCGAAGGGAAAGAAGTGAAGGGTTTGGAAGACAAGTATGCTACGGCTTACTTTCACAAAACGTCTAATTCTGAAAGCCATGGCGAAGGGAAAGAAGTGAAGGGTTTGGAAGACAAGTATACAACGGCTTACTTTCACAAAACTTCTGATTCTGAAAGCCATGGCGAAGGGAAAGAAGTGAAGGGTTTGGAAGACAAGTATGCTACGGCTTACTTTCACAAAACTTCTAATTCTGAAAGCCATGGCGAAGGGAAAGAAGTGAAGGGTTTGGAAGACAAATATGCTACTGCTTATTTTCATCAAACTTCTAATTCTGAAAGCCATGGTGAAAGGAAAGCAATGAAGAGTTTGGAAGACAAATATTCCACAGCTTACTTTCACAAAGCGTTTGATTTGGAAACAAAATCTCTGCAGCAATCTTCTGAAATGGAGAATCACAACATGGAACATCACCACAACCACCATAATCATGTTGGAAGTGCAGAGATAGGCTTGTTTACCATAGATGAACTACGTGGCTTTAACGTAGGGAAAAAATTGCCCATCTTTTTCCCTATCAAAAACCACTCTCTTTACCCTCCTTTCTTACCCAAAGAAGTCGCTGACaccatccctttttcatcttcacaACTCTCCAATATTCTACAATTCTTCTCAGTTTCTCCAAACTCTCCAAAAGGCAAAGCCGTTCAAGATACACTCATAAAATGCGAACTTGAAGCAGCTCAAGGGGAGACCAAAATCTGTGCTACCTCGTTAGAATCTTTACTTGATTTCCTAAGCAACGCGTTTGGACCCGAGGTTGATTTCAAGTTCATCAGCACAAGGCACCCAACAATCACAACCCCaatatttcaaaattacacaGTTTTGAAATCTCCTCGAGAGATTGAATCTCCAAAGAAGGTGGCATGTCATCCAATGCCATATCTTTATGCAGTTCATTTTTGCCACTTTGATGCCACTGAGACCAAAGCTTTCAGACTCCAACTAGTTGGTGACATTAGTGGAGATAAAGTCGATGCTCTTGTTGTTTGCCATATGGATACTTCTGGTTGGAGCACCGATCATGCTGCTTTTCGCATGCTTGGTATTAAGCAAGGAAACGCTGTTTGCCATGTCTTTTCTCAGGGTAATCTTGTTTGGATTCAGCCACCGGTCGTCACTGTGAGTGCCATGTAA